A region from the Diadema setosum chromosome 17, eeDiaSeto1, whole genome shotgun sequence genome encodes:
- the LOC140240506 gene encoding uncharacterized protein, producing MAKPVRTRVDLGVDDIEAGIDAAATFPAAASYVVSFYVPHKEIHRLQGLPRPLDERIYIHHEEPGIYYALTFGGFPIGSRVYEQVRAFPNILSVSLRNATNVFESISVDVFDSPMKLTNRHNEILVPARSTNRTRQWCTDGVEAAAREHTKQ from the exons ATGGCCAAGCCTGTACGCACACGCGTGGACTTGGGGGTGGATGACATTGAAGCTGGTATTGACGCTGCTGCTACCTTCCCAGCGGCAGCGAGTTACGTTGTCTCGTTCTACGTACCTCACAAAGAAATCCACCGCTTGCAAGGCCTGCCGAGACCTCTGGATGAACGG ATATACATTCATCACGAAGAACCCGGAATCTACTATGCCCTGACGTTCGGCGGTTTTCCCATCGGGAGCCGAGTGTACGAACAGGTCCGCGCGTTCCCGAATATCCTTTCGGTCTCTCTTCGGAACGCAACAAACGTCTTCGAGTCCATTTCCGTTGACGTCTTTGACTC TCCGATGAAGTTGACCAATCGCCACAATGAAATACTTGTCCCCGCGAGATCGACGAATCGCACGAGACAGTGGTGTACCGACGGGGTGGAGGCGGCGGCGAGGGAACATACCAAGCAGTGA